One window from the genome of Haladaptatus paucihalophilus DX253 encodes:
- a CDS encoding aminotransferase class IV, whose product MSELQYCVDGELVPASEATVSVTDRGFKYGDAAFETLRSYDGAPFEWDRHYDRLQRTCDLLNFDHGYERGELLDHVRKTLRANGFSEAYIRLTVTRGEHSGKLAPPTDPSPTLVILVSELPRSGVGGSPVWDSPAEVEIVDTVRIPDSAVPAAAKTHNYLNGIMARSESEADETLMLDVDGNLTEGATSNLFFCDDGVLKTPSLDGPVLPGITRDVVLELARERDIAVERDTYRPDDLYRADDAFVTNTTWEVRPVTRVGDRRFDTSELTRTIRDAFDARVESEYDDS is encoded by the coding sequence ATGAGTGAATTGCAGTACTGCGTCGACGGGGAACTCGTTCCGGCATCCGAGGCGACCGTGTCCGTCACGGACAGGGGGTTCAAGTACGGGGACGCCGCCTTCGAGACGCTTCGGTCGTACGACGGCGCTCCGTTCGAGTGGGACCGACACTACGACCGCCTCCAGCGAACCTGTGACCTCCTGAACTTCGACCACGGATACGAACGGGGAGAGTTGCTGGACCACGTTCGGAAGACGCTGCGAGCCAACGGATTTTCGGAGGCGTACATCCGGCTTACCGTCACGCGAGGGGAGCATTCGGGGAAACTCGCCCCGCCGACCGACCCGTCCCCGACGCTCGTGATTCTCGTTTCGGAACTCCCCCGGAGCGGGGTCGGAGGGTCGCCCGTCTGGGATTCTCCCGCCGAAGTCGAAATCGTCGATACCGTTCGAATCCCGGATTCGGCGGTCCCGGCGGCCGCCAAGACGCACAACTATCTCAACGGAATCATGGCTCGAAGCGAGTCAGAGGCGGACGAGACACTCATGCTCGACGTGGACGGAAACCTCACCGAAGGGGCGACCAGCAACCTCTTTTTCTGTGACGACGGGGTTCTCAAGACGCCCTCCCTCGACGGGCCGGTGCTTCCGGGAATCACTCGGGACGTCGTGCTCGAACTGGCGAGGGAACGCGATATCGCGGTGGAGAGAGACACGTATCGCCCGGACGACCTCTACCGTGCGGACGACGCGTTCGTGACGAACACCACGTGGGAAGTGCGGCCGGTCACCCGCGTCGGGGACCGACGGTTCGACACCAGCGAGTTGACCCGAACGATACGGGACGCGTTCGACGCCCGCGTGGAGTCGGAGTACGACGATTCGTAA
- a CDS encoding pyridoxal phosphate-dependent decarboxylase family protein: MADSTLPSDGDDRSFGDRPLELTRTEKEEMVRETEARVLDHLDRLPDGPASNVDGAHERADELREPLPEESMPYDELLDTLFEDAIVHSITNSHPGYMAYTAGGGLFHAALADFIADATNRYVGTWFAAPALVAIETNVVEWFCEMMGYPDGSFGLLTSGGSMANLIATITARRERLSEDFLDGVIYTSDQSHHSVTKAAVLAGFPSENIRSIPTGDEFRIDVDALESAVEADRAAGKEPFLVVGNAGTTNTGAVDDLDALADLCERESLWLHADGAYGGFFALTETGKTQLAGLDRCDSITVDPHKGLFLPYGTGALLMRDGGALARAHAVEADYIPDWDPDSGTVDFSQLGPELSRDFRGLRVWLPLKLHGVDPFRAALAEKMELAERATDCLRDLEPVEIVAEPQLSTLAFRVEPSGVEGDALDELNERVLEEVNARGRVHLSGTTLDGRFAVRICVLSFRVHRENVADCLEDIEAAVSEVTK, translated from the coding sequence ATGGCCGATTCTACTCTCCCGTCGGACGGAGACGACCGTTCGTTCGGAGACCGACCGCTGGAACTCACCCGTACGGAAAAAGAGGAGATGGTTCGAGAGACTGAAGCCCGCGTGCTGGACCATCTCGACCGGTTGCCTGACGGACCCGCGTCCAACGTCGACGGTGCACACGAGAGGGCGGACGAACTGCGCGAACCGCTCCCCGAGGAGTCGATGCCGTACGACGAACTCCTCGATACGCTGTTCGAGGACGCCATCGTCCACTCCATCACCAACTCCCACCCGGGATACATGGCGTACACCGCGGGAGGCGGCCTCTTTCACGCCGCGCTCGCCGACTTCATCGCCGACGCGACCAACCGATACGTCGGGACGTGGTTCGCCGCCCCGGCGCTCGTCGCCATCGAAACGAACGTCGTCGAGTGGTTCTGCGAAATGATGGGCTACCCCGACGGCTCCTTCGGCCTGCTCACGTCCGGCGGGTCGATGGCGAACCTGATAGCCACGATAACCGCCAGGCGTGAACGCCTCTCGGAGGACTTCCTCGACGGCGTGATATACACCAGCGACCAGTCGCACCACTCGGTGACGAAGGCCGCGGTCCTCGCCGGTTTCCCGTCGGAGAACATCCGTTCGATTCCGACGGGCGACGAGTTCCGCATCGACGTGGACGCCCTCGAATCGGCGGTCGAGGCGGACCGAGCCGCCGGAAAGGAGCCGTTCCTCGTCGTCGGAAACGCGGGGACGACGAACACGGGCGCGGTGGACGACCTCGATGCGCTCGCCGACCTTTGCGAGCGAGAATCCCTCTGGCTCCACGCCGATGGAGCCTACGGCGGATTCTTCGCCCTGACCGAGACGGGGAAAACGCAACTCGCCGGATTGGACCGCTGTGACTCCATCACCGTCGACCCGCACAAAGGTCTCTTCCTCCCGTACGGGACCGGCGCGCTCCTGATGCGGGACGGTGGGGCGTTGGCCCGCGCACACGCCGTGGAGGCGGACTACATCCCCGACTGGGACCCCGACTCCGGGACGGTGGACTTCAGCCAACTGGGACCGGAGCTATCGAGGGACTTCCGCGGTCTTCGCGTCTGGCTGCCGTTGAAACTGCACGGCGTCGACCCTTTCCGCGCCGCGCTAGCGGAAAAAATGGAACTCGCGGAACGGGCCACCGACTGCCTCCGCGACCTCGAACCCGTCGAGATAGTCGCGGAACCCCAACTGTCCACGCTCGCGTTCCGGGTCGAACCGTCGGGCGTCGAGGGCGACGCGCTCGACGAACTCAACGAACGGGTGTTGGAGGAGGTCAACGCCCGCGGCCGCGTTCACCTCTCGGGAACGACGCTCGACGGCCGTTTCGCCGTCCGCATCTGCGTGCTCTCGTTCCGAGTCCATCGGGAGAACGTCGCCGACTGTCTGGAGGACATCGAGGCGGCCGTTTCGGAAGTCACGAAGTGA
- a CDS encoding amino acid kinase family protein, with the protein MKLVVKFGGTSLANRRRIDRATKTVAGLVEAGHEVVVVASAMGNTTDELLNGLPPDSSNLDRAEVVSMGERTSVRMLKSHLTAAGVDATFVEPGDDDWPIFVRPDDGDGIDIERTKRGVERLPERVDGCVPVVTGFLAEDDEGNVRTLNRGGSDTTATLLGNVMNADKVVLVTDVRGIRTGDPKAVDGTKRIDEISVGEVRDLATCSAEVVAPAALEYKTETTELSVVHYEHDDVLADGTDIYGEFETVLNVRDVPFAGITVSRTVSRSGSRVDGPLVETLSTAGIAVKNAFADMDSVTCYVRRDDLHDAVESVHRLVTEHDGLSSVSTRETVAAVHVVDGERGAAFDTVRRVATSLLDSSIEIFDAEIGTTSMTVYLDWDDRHHVEDLLQSARTRG; encoded by the coding sequence ATGAAGCTAGTGGTGAAATTCGGCGGGACGAGCCTCGCTAATCGACGTCGCATCGACCGGGCTACGAAGACGGTCGCCGGATTGGTCGAAGCGGGACACGAGGTCGTCGTCGTCGCGAGCGCGATGGGGAACACGACAGACGAACTCCTGAACGGCTTGCCCCCCGACTCGTCGAACCTCGACCGCGCCGAGGTCGTCAGCATGGGGGAGCGGACTAGCGTTCGGATGCTCAAATCGCACCTCACAGCGGCGGGCGTGGACGCCACGTTCGTCGAACCGGGGGACGACGACTGGCCGATATTCGTCCGTCCGGACGACGGGGACGGCATCGACATCGAACGAACGAAACGAGGCGTAGAACGGCTCCCCGAACGGGTGGACGGGTGCGTCCCGGTCGTGACGGGATTTCTCGCGGAGGACGACGAGGGGAACGTTCGGACGCTGAACAGGGGCGGAAGCGATACGACCGCGACGTTGCTCGGCAACGTCATGAACGCGGACAAAGTCGTCCTCGTCACCGACGTTCGCGGGATACGCACCGGCGATCCGAAGGCCGTTGACGGGACGAAACGGATCGACGAAATCTCGGTCGGAGAGGTCCGAGATTTGGCCACCTGCAGTGCGGAGGTCGTCGCACCGGCAGCCCTCGAATACAAGACCGAGACGACCGAGCTCAGCGTCGTCCATTACGAACACGACGACGTACTCGCCGACGGAACCGACATCTACGGCGAGTTCGAGACCGTGTTGAACGTCCGCGATGTGCCGTTCGCCGGAATCACCGTATCCAGGACCGTTTCGCGGTCGGGGTCGCGGGTCGACGGACCGCTCGTCGAAACGCTCTCGACGGCCGGAATCGCGGTCAAAAATGCGTTCGCGGATATGGATTCGGTCACGTGCTACGTTCGTCGGGACGACCTGCACGATGCGGTCGAGTCCGTCCACCGTCTCGTGACGGAACACGACGGCCTTTCGAGCGTTTCGACGAGGGAGACCGTCGCGGCCGTTCACGTCGTCGATGGCGAACGCGGAGCTGCGTTCGACACCGTTCGGCGGGTTGCGACATCGCTGTTGGATTCGTCCATCGAGATATTCGACGCCGAAATCGGGACGACTTCGATGACGGTGTATCTGGACTGGGACGACCGTCACCACGTCGAGGACCTGCTCCAAAGCGCGAGAACGCGTGGATGA
- a CDS encoding anthranilate synthase component II, whose product MILVIDNYDSFAYNLVQYIGEFAEEIVVRRNDAITIDEIRELDPDGIVVSPGPGTPQEAGVSIPIFEETRIPALGVCLGHQALCAAEGATVGHAPEVVHGKSSEINHDGKGIYEGVPSPFRVGRYHSLAVQSGTLPDSLRVTGNTKGDEDERVVMSVRHESKPHIGIQYHPESVLTPPGKRLIRTFCRKCRTDSFPDV is encoded by the coding sequence ATGATTCTGGTGATAGACAACTACGACTCGTTCGCGTACAACCTCGTGCAGTACATCGGCGAGTTCGCCGAAGAAATCGTCGTCCGCAGGAACGACGCGATAACCATCGATGAAATCCGCGAACTCGACCCCGACGGAATCGTCGTGTCCCCGGGTCCCGGAACGCCGCAAGAAGCGGGCGTTTCCATCCCGATCTTCGAGGAGACGCGGATACCGGCACTCGGCGTCTGTCTGGGCCATCAGGCGCTGTGTGCGGCGGAGGGGGCGACGGTCGGACACGCCCCGGAAGTCGTGCACGGCAAATCGTCGGAGATCAACCACGACGGAAAGGGAATCTACGAGGGCGTGCCGAGTCCCTTCCGTGTCGGTCGATATCACTCCCTCGCGGTCCAGAGCGGGACGCTCCCGGATTCGCTCCGGGTGACGGGAAACACCAAGGGAGACGAAGACGAGCGCGTCGTGATGAGCGTCCGCCACGAGTCGAAACCCCACATCGGAATCCAGTACCATCCCGAGAGCGTTCTGACCCCGCCGGGGAAGCGACTGATACGAACGTTCTGTCGAAAGTGTCGGACGGATTCCTTCCCCGACGTGTAG
- a CDS encoding DUF4268 domain-containing protein → MTDTGTTGPDGAASHDSTETSSLIEAVRSDGAAGFDRELGFYFDTVSATVDDALSFDAIATTTANRTVAIEAVGDEQRWDRTLASASKLDPDFLVLVGAAFDDDHVALLRWLNEATHADLFAVSFDASEGDDADRGSAGQPDVLVEPSGWSTRSERSLTEKQLLQLRYWAELRDRIEGRTTRLESCEPQPNNWYNNSMSEIGYKLQFAINSYTSVLLTQLVVRDDPDGFQALADDRDAIERDIGEDLIWLSPDEAKGEGNRARITLRRDGDLFAEGSWSEYQTWMLDAGERFYDVFHERIRGL, encoded by the coding sequence ATGACTGACACCGGCACAACAGGTCCCGATGGTGCCGCCTCTCACGACAGCACCGAAACTTCGTCCCTCATCGAAGCGGTACGCTCCGACGGGGCGGCCGGGTTCGACCGCGAACTCGGGTTCTATTTCGACACCGTTTCGGCCACGGTGGACGACGCGCTGTCCTTCGACGCCATCGCAACGACGACGGCCAATCGAACCGTCGCCATCGAGGCGGTCGGTGACGAGCAGCGATGGGACCGGACGCTGGCGTCCGCGTCGAAGCTCGACCCGGACTTCCTCGTGTTGGTCGGAGCGGCGTTCGACGACGACCACGTGGCGCTACTTCGGTGGCTGAACGAAGCCACGCACGCCGACCTGTTCGCCGTGTCGTTCGACGCGTCCGAAGGCGACGACGCCGACCGCGGTTCGGCGGGTCAGCCCGACGTGCTCGTCGAACCGTCGGGGTGGTCCACCCGGTCGGAACGGAGCCTCACGGAAAAGCAACTACTCCAACTCCGCTACTGGGCCGAACTCCGCGACCGAATCGAAGGGCGAACGACCCGTCTGGAGTCGTGCGAGCCACAACCGAACAACTGGTACAACAACTCGATGAGCGAAATCGGGTACAAGCTTCAGTTCGCCATCAACAGCTACACGTCCGTTCTGTTGACCCAACTCGTGGTTCGTGACGATCCGGACGGGTTTCAGGCGCTCGCGGACGACCGTGATGCCATCGAACGCGATATCGGGGAGGACCTCATCTGGCTGTCGCCGGACGAGGCGAAGGGCGAGGGCAACCGTGCGCGGATAACCCTCCGACGCGACGGCGACCTGTTCGCGGAGGGGTCGTGGTCCGAGTATCAAACGTGGATGCTGGACGCGGGCGAGCGGTTCTACGACGTGTTTCACGAGCGCATCCGGGGATTGTAG
- a CDS encoding Rieske (2Fe-2S) protein — protein MVEPAVEVGGRAEFPEGEGTMVEFDGREIAVFRSGDEFYAVENKCPHQGGPLSDGKVEETSVFCPWHGFEFDLTTGEHSHLGDLCVETYAAFVEDGTVYLSKE, from the coding sequence ATGGTCGAGCCAGCAGTCGAAGTGGGAGGACGCGCCGAATTTCCCGAGGGAGAGGGAACGATGGTCGAATTCGACGGGCGCGAAATCGCTGTTTTCCGGTCGGGCGACGAATTTTACGCCGTCGAGAACAAGTGTCCCCACCAAGGCGGGCCGCTGAGCGACGGGAAGGTCGAGGAAACGTCCGTGTTCTGTCCGTGGCACGGGTTCGAATTCGACCTCACGACGGGCGAACACTCTCATTTGGGTGACCTATGCGTCGAAACCTACGCCGCATTCGTCGAAGACGGGACGGTGTACCTCTCGAAGGAGTAG
- a CDS encoding PhzF family phenazine biosynthesis protein — MSDDLPTPFHIVDVFSRGRYTGNQLAVVRHADRLSPDEMQRIAREIDYSETAFVTDDSPTGDGYGVRMFTPEAEVPFAGHATLGTAAVIRDVIADGDPDAVTLSLPDGPVTVTTDRDGDGTVFWLEPRRVSFRDTLDPGIAADVVGVAHDDIAPSLPCQVVSTGLPQLLLPLRSLDTVRRAATNREPYYEHVVERLGVNAVLVFATETCDPENDLHVRVFVESQGIPEDPATGSANTSLAGYCLRERASCAAVRFTAEQGYEMDRPSTLYLRAERTDDGIVSRVGGRVSNVADGRLL, encoded by the coding sequence ATGTCCGACGACCTTCCGACGCCGTTCCACATCGTCGACGTGTTTTCGCGGGGGCGCTACACCGGAAATCAACTCGCGGTCGTCCGGCACGCCGACCGGCTATCACCCGACGAGATGCAACGCATCGCGCGGGAGATCGACTACTCCGAAACGGCGTTCGTGACCGACGACTCGCCGACCGGTGACGGATACGGCGTTCGCATGTTCACACCCGAAGCCGAAGTGCCGTTCGCCGGTCACGCGACGCTCGGGACGGCGGCGGTGATTCGAGACGTTATCGCCGACGGCGACCCGGATGCGGTCACGCTCTCCCTGCCGGACGGTCCCGTCACCGTGACGACCGACCGCGACGGCGACGGGACGGTCTTCTGGCTCGAACCGCGGAGGGTATCGTTCCGCGACACCCTCGACCCGGGAATCGCCGCCGACGTGGTAGGTGTCGCCCACGACGATATCGCGCCGTCCCTTCCCTGCCAGGTCGTTTCCACCGGGCTACCGCAGTTACTGCTCCCGCTCCGGAGCCTCGACACCGTACGTCGTGCGGCCACGAACCGGGAACCGTACTACGAGCACGTGGTCGAGAGACTCGGTGTCAACGCAGTGTTGGTGTTCGCCACGGAGACGTGCGACCCCGAAAACGACCTGCACGTTCGCGTGTTCGTGGAGTCCCAAGGCATCCCGGAGGACCCGGCGACCGGATCGGCGAACACGAGCCTCGCGGGGTACTGCTTACGTGAACGGGCGTCGTGCGCCGCGGTTCGGTTCACGGCCGAGCAAGGGTACGAGATGGACCGCCCATCGACGCTGTACCTCCGCGCCGAGCGGACGGACGACGGTATCGTCTCCCGGGTCGGCGGACGGGTTTCGAACGTCGCCGACGGTCGGTTGCTGTAG
- a CDS encoding amidohydrolase family protein, whose product MASYDVDDVTVYDMEVHSLTRYNHLFEYLDEDLREREESGYMAHPEMGPMPWDGWDRSAGGRIKWSPHPITHPDDYDEKREEFGIDVTVFSPGQFKLTQIPNVPKRIQYLWAINEHITRLYADPQEDNYAKLLIIPEHPEESAKVIEEYGSDPGIVGLFIVDVGPKHPLGHKRFEPIYEAAEKHDLAIYLHSGSGLYPAFPMPGLNMETFMGYHTLAHPIAKMWHATSIISRGIPERYDVDWCFLEAGISWIQFLRTRMDREYLERPSDAPELTKLPSEYLSDFYYGVQPLEEQPRKPDDLQYIIDMNGLEDQLILTTDYPHMDFDAPSSVLEHDGLTDVQKRKIIHDNPESLLGF is encoded by the coding sequence ATGGCCAGTTATGACGTAGACGATGTTACCGTGTACGACATGGAGGTGCATTCGCTAACGAGGTACAACCACCTCTTCGAGTACTTGGACGAGGACCTCAGGGAGCGGGAGGAGTCAGGGTACATGGCTCATCCCGAGATGGGGCCGATGCCGTGGGACGGGTGGGACCGTTCCGCCGGAGGACGAATCAAGTGGTCGCCGCATCCGATAACGCATCCCGACGACTACGACGAAAAGCGCGAGGAGTTCGGAATCGACGTCACCGTCTTCTCGCCGGGACAGTTCAAACTGACGCAGATTCCGAACGTCCCGAAGCGCATCCAGTATCTGTGGGCCATCAACGAGCACATCACCAGGCTGTACGCCGACCCACAGGAGGACAACTACGCGAAACTCCTGATAATCCCGGAACATCCCGAGGAGAGCGCCAAGGTGATAGAGGAGTACGGGAGTGACCCGGGCATCGTCGGGCTGTTCATCGTCGATGTCGGACCGAAACATCCTCTCGGTCACAAGCGGTTCGAACCGATATACGAAGCGGCGGAGAAGCACGATTTGGCGATCTACCTCCACAGCGGGAGCGGGTTGTACCCGGCGTTCCCGATGCCGGGGCTGAACATGGAGACGTTCATGGGGTATCACACGCTCGCCCATCCGATAGCGAAGATGTGGCACGCGACGAGCATCATCTCGCGGGGCATCCCGGAACGGTACGACGTCGATTGGTGCTTCTTGGAGGCGGGTATCTCGTGGATTCAGTTCCTCCGGACGCGCATGGACCGAGAGTATCTGGAGCGGCCCTCGGACGCACCGGAACTCACAAAACTCCCGAGCGAATATCTGAGCGACTTCTACTACGGCGTTCAGCCGCTCGAAGAGCAGCCGAGAAAGCCCGACGACCTCCAGTACATCATCGACATGAACGGATTAGAGGACCAACTCATCCTGACCACGGACTATCCCCACATGGACTTCGACGCGCCGTCCTCGGTGCTCGAACACGACGGTCTCACCGACGTGCAGAAACGGAAGATAATCCACGACAATCCCGAGTCGCTCCTCGGATTCTGA
- a CDS encoding anthranilate synthase component I family protein encodes MVDEISVITRKDEFESVASGLEGDARIPVEVRITVDDPYTAYRKARFDSEGAYLETTGGQDGWGYFGIEPAYWLTKSDDEPDSFERLEELLNGERLVRGDCDVPYPCGAFGWLSYDIARELEDLPDTTDDDRSLPRLQFGVYDLVSAWKEPRDGDGTELRITCCPRVAPDDDFASVYADARSRLEAHVGRIRDGDPSVEHPPVDGPISFRNEVGQEEYSDRIRTVKRYIRDGDTFQANISQRLSAPAAVHPTDVFGALREVNPAPYSGILEFPGVDLVSTSPELLLDCEGRRLVTEPIAGTRPRGETTEEDEELESDLLANEKEHAEHTMLVDLERNDLGKVAEYGSVEVTDFRRIDRYSEVMHTVSVVEGVRRDDQSIPDSIAAVFPGGTITGAPKPRTMEIIDEVEFTRRGPYTGAIGVLGFDDRATLNMTIRTLVRTSGRYYLRVGAGIVHDSEPVAEFYETLDKGRALINAVSDALDDDADLELEVGDAR; translated from the coding sequence ATGGTCGATGAAATATCTGTAATTACCCGGAAGGACGAGTTCGAATCGGTCGCGAGCGGCTTGGAGGGAGACGCTCGAATCCCGGTCGAAGTGCGAATAACCGTCGACGACCCCTACACCGCGTACCGAAAGGCGCGGTTCGATTCGGAGGGTGCCTATCTGGAGACCACCGGCGGTCAGGACGGATGGGGATATTTCGGTATCGAACCGGCCTACTGGCTCACGAAATCCGACGACGAACCGGACAGCTTCGAGCGACTGGAGGAGTTGTTGAACGGAGAGCGATTGGTCCGCGGCGACTGCGACGTCCCGTATCCGTGTGGCGCGTTCGGGTGGCTGTCGTACGACATCGCACGGGAGTTGGAGGATCTCCCGGACACCACGGACGACGACAGGTCGCTCCCCCGCCTCCAGTTCGGCGTGTACGATTTGGTTTCCGCGTGGAAAGAGCCGCGGGATGGCGACGGGACGGAACTTCGAATCACGTGCTGTCCGCGGGTCGCCCCCGACGACGATTTCGCGTCGGTGTACGCCGACGCCCGAAGCCGACTCGAAGCGCACGTGGGGCGGATTCGAGACGGCGACCCGTCGGTCGAGCACCCGCCCGTCGATGGACCGATATCGTTCCGAAACGAGGTCGGGCAGGAAGAGTACAGCGACCGGATTCGGACCGTGAAACGGTACATTCGAGACGGAGACACCTTCCAAGCGAACATCTCCCAGCGGCTCTCCGCACCCGCCGCGGTCCATCCCACGGACGTCTTCGGCGCGCTCAGGGAAGTGAATCCCGCACCGTACTCCGGAATTTTGGAATTCCCCGGTGTCGATCTGGTCAGCACGAGTCCGGAGTTGCTCTTGGATTGTGAGGGTCGTCGTCTCGTCACGGAACCCATCGCGGGAACGCGACCGCGCGGGGAAACGACGGAGGAGGACGAGGAACTCGAATCGGACCTGCTAGCGAACGAGAAGGAACACGCGGAACACACCATGCTCGTCGACCTCGAGCGAAACGACCTCGGGAAAGTCGCCGAGTACGGGAGCGTGGAGGTGACGGATTTCAGGCGCATCGACCGCTATTCGGAAGTAATGCACACGGTGTCGGTGGTCGAGGGAGTCCGGCGAGACGACCAATCGATTCCCGACTCCATCGCCGCCGTCTTCCCCGGCGGGACCATCACGGGCGCACCGAAGCCGCGAACGATGGAGATCATCGACGAGGTGGAGTTCACCCGCCGCGGACCGTACACCGGCGCTATCGGCGTGCTCGGGTTCGACGACCGAGCGACGCTGAACATGACGATTCGGACGCTCGTTCGGACGTCGGGGCGGTACTACCTCCGCGTCGGGGCGGGTATCGTTCACGATTCGGAGCCGGTCGCGGAGTTTTACGAGACGCTCGACAAGGGACGCGCGCTCATCAACGCCGTCAGCGACGCGCTCGACGACGACGCGGACCTCGAACTCGAAGTGGGTGACGCCCGATGA
- a CDS encoding VOC family protein, translating to MVVGPAHHYGVNVSDLDRSIEFYRDVLGLELLREKKELSEHHEDLLGVEGASGEFAVMEGNGIKFEMKCLDAPANKNINAMRGPHDVGDDHFCWQVDDIDAKYEEFREKGVEFLGEPESVGTVQSRVAYFYDPDGNVMELVEPE from the coding sequence ATGGTTGTAGGACCAGCGCACCATTACGGCGTAAACGTGTCCGACCTCGACCGGTCGATCGAATTTTACCGCGACGTACTGGGACTCGAACTGCTCCGTGAGAAAAAGGAACTGAGCGAGCATCACGAGGACCTCCTCGGCGTCGAGGGGGCGAGCGGCGAGTTCGCCGTCATGGAAGGAAACGGAATCAAATTCGAGATGAAGTGCCTCGACGCCCCCGCGAACAAGAACATCAACGCGATGCGAGGGCCACACGACGTCGGCGACGACCACTTCTGCTGGCAAGTCGACGATATCGACGCGAAGTACGAGGAGTTCCGCGAGAAGGGAGTCGAGTTCCTCGGCGAACCCGAATCGGTCGGCACCGTCCAATCGAGGGTGGCCTACTTCTACGACCCCGACGGCAACGTCATGGAACTCGTGGAACCCGAATAG
- a CDS encoding lysine N(6)-hydroxylase/L-ornithine N(5)-oxygenase family protein, which produces MAADSFDVIGVGIGPLNLSLAALIDDAGRRLKTRFLERDTEFDWHRDMLIPGTDLQNSFTGDLVSPVDPTSQYSFLNYLKTKDRYWEFFNYEQFNIPRKEYNEYCRWVSERLENCRFDREVTTVSEGDDGAFIVRARNPETGERHEYRADNIVLGVGSRPYVPDELSGKLGEDVFHSSQFLSRRADCLEADSITVVGSGQSSAEIFLSLLRAQEEHGYRLDWLTRSDGFYPVDPSKLTRELRTPDYMDYFYDLPREVSDGRVAQQDLLYKGISPGTSAAIFDTLYRRSIRNDVDVGMLSKTAVQSIESQSKGRYRLRCHQWEEDRLFRHDSEVVILATGYHRPVPSFLEPVEDALVDADGRFSIDRDFEVETNGLAGRLFVQNDGMDAHGFNVADLSLCSHRNAVIINSIVGEEVYSVENGSRFQSFGVEQFVEESPNSELIEKVAFSTD; this is translated from the coding sequence ATGGCTGCCGATAGTTTCGACGTTATCGGGGTTGGAATCGGGCCGCTCAACCTCAGTCTCGCTGCCCTCATCGACGACGCCGGTCGACGTCTGAAAACGCGTTTCTTGGAGCGGGATACGGAGTTCGATTGGCATCGGGACATGCTCATCCCGGGAACGGACCTGCAGAACTCCTTTACCGGGGATTTGGTCAGTCCGGTGGACCCGACGAGCCAATACAGCTTTTTGAACTATCTGAAGACGAAGGACCGGTATTGGGAGTTCTTCAACTACGAGCAGTTCAACATCCCCCGAAAGGAGTACAACGAGTACTGTCGCTGGGTGTCGGAGCGGCTCGAAAACTGTCGTTTCGACCGGGAAGTCACTACCGTTTCCGAGGGTGACGACGGCGCGTTCATCGTTCGGGCGAGAAACCCGGAGACGGGAGAACGACACGAGTACCGCGCCGACAACATCGTCCTCGGCGTCGGTTCCCGCCCGTACGTTCCCGACGAACTCTCCGGGAAACTCGGCGAAGACGTGTTTCACTCCTCGCAGTTCCTCTCGCGGCGGGCGGACTGTCTCGAAGCCGACTCCATCACCGTCGTCGGGTCCGGCCAGAGTTCGGCCGAGATCTTCCTGAGTCTGTTGCGCGCACAGGAGGAACACGGCTACCGACTCGATTGGCTGACGCGTTCGGACGGGTTCTATCCGGTGGACCCGTCGAAGCTCACCCGCGAACTTCGAACGCCCGACTACATGGACTACTTCTACGACCTCCCCCGAGAGGTGAGCGACGGGCGGGTTGCCCAACAGGACCTGTTGTACAAGGGAATCTCCCCGGGTACCAGCGCCGCAATCTTCGATACGCTCTACCGCCGTTCGATACGGAACGACGTCGATGTCGGCATGCTATCGAAGACGGCGGTACAGAGCATCGAGTCGCAGTCCAAGGGTCGGTATCGTCTTCGATGTCACCAGTGGGAGGAAGATCGCCTGTTCCGACACGACAGCGAAGTCGTGATTCTAGCGACCGGCTACCATCGTCCGGTCCCTTCCTTCCTCGAACCCGTCGAGGACGCGTTGGTGGACGCGGACGGGCGGTTCTCCATCGACCGCGATTTCGAAGTCGAGACGAACGGGCTGGCGGGCCGACTGTTCGTCCAGAACGATGGGATGGACGCCCACGGGTTCAACGTCGCCGACCTGTCGCTCTGTTCGCATCGAAACGCGGTCATCATCAACAGCATCGTCGGGGAAGAAGTATACTCGGTCGAGAACGGCTCGCGCTTCCAGAGCTTCGGAGTGGAGCAGTTCGTCGAGGAGTCGCCGAACAGCGAACTGATAGAGAAAGTGGCGTTTTCGACCGACTGA